Proteins from a single region of Streptomyces sp. HUAS 15-9:
- a CDS encoding transglycosylase domain-containing protein, which produces MPKKRSGGGLSATQQAAKFLGVSVLAGAVMAGIALPAAGALGLAAKGSVQGFDEIPANLKSPQLSQRTTILDAAGHQIATVYSRDRTVVDLKDISPYMQKAIVAIEDSRFYQHGAIDLKGVLRALNKNAQSGGVAQGASTLTQQLVKNYFIEEAGDDPTKVAQATQQTLGRKIRELKYAIQIEEKLGKKKILENYLNITFFGEQAYGVEAASQRYFSKHAKDLSLQQAALLAGIVQSPSRYDPVNDEAEATKRRNTVLQRMAEVGDISQQEADAAKEKPLGLHVSQPKNGCITASKGAGFFCKYVEHVFLNDPVFGKTKEARAKIWNRGGLTIRTTLDPQSQASVQASLKQHVEKSDKVAAAATLVEPGTGKILAMGQSKPYGYGKNETEYNYSVDRDMGGSNFGFPTGSTFKPFVAAAAIEGGKPATQEYPSPYKMPYPSPVQACNGKQWVNDSNYTVENESESEKGPYAMKEAMAKSVNTYFVQLISDIGLCPVVKMTDALHVVQGDGKKLPEAPAIALGSKGISPLTMANAYATFAARGMYCTPIAIESITQKAGNEQKSLPVPKSTCSRAMSENTADTVNTLLRGVVDSGTGQQAGLTDRESAGKTGTTDERKNAWFVGYTPNMAGAVWVGSARQNVKMVNITIGGVYRPLVYGGEVPGPIWKDAMTGALQGKPAESFNLVDIPDSNDNGDDNGDGHGHGRGHGGDNGGFIGGIIGGLTDGGTTAGTANGGTNGGPLPAPTLSLPGNFIQGQSNGGRKTGGTHG; this is translated from the coding sequence ATGCCAAAGAAGCGCTCGGGTGGTGGCCTCTCGGCAACGCAGCAGGCCGCCAAGTTCCTCGGTGTCAGTGTCCTCGCGGGAGCCGTGATGGCCGGCATCGCGCTGCCCGCTGCCGGAGCGCTCGGGCTCGCGGCCAAGGGCTCGGTCCAGGGCTTCGACGAGATCCCGGCCAATCTGAAGAGCCCACAGCTCAGCCAGCGGACCACCATCCTGGACGCCGCGGGCCACCAGATCGCGACCGTCTACTCCCGTGACCGCACAGTGGTGGACCTCAAGGACATCTCGCCGTACATGCAGAAGGCGATCGTCGCGATCGAGGACTCCCGCTTCTACCAGCACGGCGCGATCGACCTGAAGGGCGTCCTGCGCGCGCTGAACAAGAACGCGCAGAGCGGCGGGGTCGCCCAGGGTGCCTCCACGCTCACCCAGCAGCTGGTGAAGAACTACTTCATCGAGGAGGCCGGCGACGACCCGACGAAGGTCGCGCAGGCCACCCAGCAGACCCTGGGCCGCAAGATCCGCGAGCTGAAGTACGCGATCCAGATCGAGGAAAAGCTCGGCAAGAAGAAGATCCTCGAGAACTACCTCAACATCACCTTCTTCGGCGAGCAGGCCTACGGCGTCGAGGCGGCCTCCCAGCGCTACTTCTCCAAGCACGCCAAGGACCTCAGCCTTCAGCAGGCCGCGCTGCTGGCCGGCATCGTCCAGTCGCCCAGCCGCTACGACCCGGTGAACGACGAGGCGGAGGCCACCAAGCGCCGCAACACCGTCCTGCAGCGCATGGCCGAGGTCGGCGACATCTCCCAGCAGGAGGCCGACGCGGCCAAGGAGAAGCCGCTCGGGCTGCACGTCAGCCAGCCCAAGAACGGCTGCATCACCGCGAGCAAGGGTGCCGGCTTCTTCTGCAAGTACGTGGAACACGTCTTCCTCAACGACCCGGTCTTCGGCAAGACCAAGGAGGCCCGGGCCAAGATCTGGAACCGCGGCGGTCTGACGATCCGTACGACCCTCGACCCGCAGTCCCAGGCATCGGTCCAGGCCTCGCTCAAGCAGCACGTCGAGAAGTCGGACAAGGTGGCCGCGGCCGCCACCCTGGTCGAGCCCGGCACCGGCAAGATCCTGGCCATGGGCCAGTCGAAGCCGTACGGCTACGGCAAGAACGAGACCGAGTACAACTACTCGGTCGACCGTGACATGGGCGGCTCCAACTTCGGCTTCCCGACCGGTTCGACCTTCAAGCCCTTCGTGGCCGCGGCCGCCATAGAGGGCGGCAAGCCGGCGACCCAGGAGTACCCGTCGCCGTACAAGATGCCCTATCCGAGCCCGGTGCAGGCGTGCAACGGCAAGCAGTGGGTCAACGACAGCAACTACACCGTCGAGAACGAGAGCGAGTCGGAGAAGGGCCCGTACGCCATGAAGGAGGCGATGGCGAAGTCGGTCAACACCTACTTCGTGCAACTCATCTCCGACATCGGTCTGTGCCCGGTGGTGAAGATGACCGACGCGCTGCACGTGGTGCAGGGCGACGGCAAGAAGCTCCCCGAGGCGCCGGCCATCGCGCTCGGTTCCAAGGGCATCTCCCCGCTGACGATGGCCAACGCGTACGCCACCTTCGCCGCCCGCGGCATGTACTGCACGCCGATCGCCATCGAGTCGATCACCCAGAAGGCCGGCAACGAGCAGAAGTCCCTCCCGGTGCCGAAGTCGACCTGCTCGCGCGCGATGAGCGAGAACACCGCCGACACGGTCAACACGCTGCTGCGCGGCGTGGTCGACTCCGGCACGGGTCAGCAGGCCGGCCTCACCGACCGCGAGAGCGCCGGCAAGACGGGTACGACGGACGAGCGCAAGAACGCCTGGTTCGTCGGCTACACGCCCAACATGGCCGGCGCCGTCTGGGTCGGCAGCGCCCGGCAGAACGTGAAGATGGTCAACATCACCATCGGCGGCGTCTACCGCCCCCTCGTCTACGGCGGCGAGGTCCCCGGCCCGATCTGGAAGGACGCCATGACCGGCGCCCTCCAGGGCAAGCCGGCCGAGTCCTTCAACCTCGTCGACATCCCGGACAGCAACGACAACGGCGACGACAACGGAGACGGCCATGGGCACGGCCGTGGCCACGGTGGCGACAACGGCGGCTTCATCGGCGGGATCATCGGCGGCCTGACGGACGGCGGTACGACGGCGGGCACGGCCAACGGCGGCACGAACGGCGGCCCGCTCCCGGCGCCCACCCTCTCCCTCCCGGGCAACTTCATCCAGGGGCAGAGCAACGGGGGAAGGAAGACCGGCGGGACGCACGGCTGA
- the wblA gene encoding transcriptional regulator WblA, with protein MGWVTDWSAQAACRTTDPDELFVQGAAQNRAKAVCTGCPVRTECLADALDNRVEFGVWGGMTERERRALLRRRPTVTSWRRLLETARLEYERGAGIVPLDSDEVYENYAAVS; from the coding sequence ATGGGCTGGGTAACCGACTGGAGTGCGCAGGCTGCCTGCCGCACTACCGATCCGGATGAACTGTTCGTTCAGGGAGCAGCGCAGAACAGGGCCAAGGCGGTGTGCACCGGATGCCCGGTACGCACCGAATGTCTGGCCGATGCGCTGGACAACCGCGTCGAGTTCGGCGTGTGGGGAGGCATGACGGAGCGGGAGCGCCGCGCATTGCTGCGCAGGCGGCCCACCGTGACATCGTGGCGCAGGCTCCTGGAGACCGCGCGCTTGGAGTACGAACGCGGGGCCGGGATCGTGCCTCTCGACAGCGATGAGGTGTACGAGAACTACGCGGCGGTGAGCTGA
- a CDS encoding ArsA family ATPase, translated as MSPDPDPAQAQDTGRHRLSPARVLDVDPLLDDPKTRIVVCCGSGGVGKTTTAAALGLRAAERGRKVVVLTIDPARRLAQSMGIDSLDNVPRRVKGTDGDGELHAMMLDMKRTFDEVVEAHADPERAAAILANPFYQSLSAGFAGTQEYMAMEKLGQLRARDEWDLIVVDTPPSRSALDFLDAPKRLGSFLDGRLIRLLTAPAKLGGRAGMAFLNVGMSIMTGTLGKLLGGQLLKDVQTFVAAMDTTFGGFRTRADATYKLLQAPGTAFLVVAAPERDALREAAYFVERLAAEDMPLVGLVLNRVHGSGADRLSAERALAAAENLEEPRIVDQGGGKAGLRNSPDTYGSSDSPAVEAPAPAEGSPAVTDPERTVDQLTAGLLKLHAERMRLLSREQRTRDRFTALHPEVAVVEVAALPGDVHDLTGLRNIGERLAAGRTELS; from the coding sequence ATGAGTCCGGACCCGGACCCGGCCCAGGCGCAGGACACCGGCCGCCACCGCCTCTCCCCCGCGCGCGTGCTCGATGTCGACCCGCTGCTCGACGACCCGAAGACCCGGATCGTGGTGTGCTGCGGCTCGGGCGGTGTCGGCAAGACGACGACCGCGGCGGCTCTCGGGCTGCGGGCCGCCGAGCGCGGCCGGAAGGTGGTCGTCCTCACCATCGACCCGGCCCGGCGGCTCGCCCAGTCCATGGGCATCGACTCGCTGGACAACGTCCCGCGCCGGGTCAAGGGCACCGACGGCGACGGCGAACTGCACGCCATGATGCTCGACATGAAGCGCACCTTCGACGAGGTCGTCGAGGCGCACGCGGACCCCGAGCGGGCGGCCGCGATCCTGGCCAACCCCTTCTACCAGTCGCTCTCGGCGGGCTTCGCGGGCACGCAGGAGTACATGGCGATGGAGAAGCTGGGGCAGCTGCGGGCCAGGGACGAATGGGACCTGATCGTGGTCGACACGCCGCCCTCCCGGTCGGCGCTGGACTTCCTCGACGCGCCCAAGCGGCTCGGGTCCTTCCTGGACGGGCGGCTGATCCGGCTGCTGACGGCCCCGGCGAAACTGGGCGGACGCGCGGGGATGGCCTTCCTCAACGTCGGCATGTCGATAATGACCGGCACGCTGGGCAAACTGCTGGGCGGTCAGCTGCTGAAGGACGTCCAGACGTTCGTGGCCGCGATGGACACGACCTTCGGCGGGTTCCGTACCCGCGCGGACGCGACGTACAAGCTGCTGCAAGCGCCCGGCACGGCGTTCCTCGTGGTGGCGGCCCCGGAGCGGGACGCGCTGCGCGAGGCGGCGTACTTCGTGGAGCGGCTGGCCGCGGAGGACATGCCGCTGGTCGGACTGGTGCTCAACCGCGTCCACGGCAGCGGCGCCGACCGCCTGTCGGCCGAACGTGCGCTCGCCGCCGCGGAAAATCTTGAAGAGCCCCGCATTGTGGATCAGGGGGGCGGGAAAGCTGGACTTCGTAACTCTCCCGACACGTACGGCAGTTCAGACTCTCCCGCTGTCGAAGCGCCGGCTCCCGCCGAAGGCTCCCCCGCCGTCACGGACCCGGAGCGCACAGTCGACCAGCTCACCGCAGGCCTGCTGAAGCTGCACGCCGAGCGCATGCGGCTGCTCTCCCGCGAGCAGCGCACCCGCGACCGCTTCACCGCGCTCCACCCCGAGGTGGCGGTGGTGGAGGTGGCCGCACTGCCCGGCGATGTCCATGACCTCACGGGACTGCGGAACATCGGGGAACGGCTTGCGGCCGGACGGACGGAGCTGTCCTAG